In Salmonella enterica subsp. enterica serovar Typhimurium str. LT2, a single window of DNA contains:
- the ubiE gene encoding 2-DMK methyltransferase (similar to E. coli 2-octaprenyl-6-methoxy-1,4-benzoquinone --> 2-octaprenyl-3-methyl-6-methoxy-1,4-benzoquinone (AAC76836.1); Blastp hit to AAC76836.1 (251 aa), 95% identity in aa 1 - 251), which yields MVEDSQETTHFGFQTVAKEQKADMVAHVFHSVASKYDVMNDLMSFGIHRLWKRFTIDCSGVRRGQTVLDLAGGTGDLTAKFSRMVGETGKVILADINDSMLKMGREKLRNIGVIGNVEYVQANAEALPFPDNTFDCITISFGLRNVTEKEKALRSMFRVLKPGGRLLVLEFSKPIIEPLSKAYDAYSFHILPRIGSMVANDADSYRYLAESIRMHPDQDTLKAMMQDAGFESVDYYNLTAGVVALHRGYKF from the coding sequence ATGGTGGAAGATTCACAAGAAACGACGCACTTTGGCTTTCAGACCGTCGCTAAAGAGCAGAAAGCTGACATGGTGGCCCACGTTTTTCATTCTGTGGCGTCAAAGTACGATGTGATGAATGACTTAATGTCATTTGGCATTCATCGTTTGTGGAAGCGCTTCACCATTGATTGCAGTGGCGTGCGTCGTGGACAAACCGTTCTCGATTTAGCGGGTGGTACGGGCGATCTTACCGCGAAATTTTCACGTATGGTCGGGGAAACTGGCAAAGTTATCCTGGCGGATATTAATGATTCCATGCTCAAAATGGGGCGTGAGAAGCTGCGTAATATCGGCGTGATCGGCAACGTAGAGTATGTGCAGGCGAATGCCGAAGCTCTGCCTTTCCCTGATAATACGTTTGATTGCATTACCATTTCGTTTGGTTTGCGCAATGTAACGGAAAAAGAAAAAGCGCTGCGGTCAATGTTCCGTGTGTTGAAACCCGGCGGACGTTTACTGGTGCTTGAATTTTCCAAGCCTATCATTGAGCCGCTGAGTAAAGCGTATGACGCCTATTCTTTCCATATTTTACCGCGTATTGGCTCGATGGTCGCAAACGATGCGGATAGCTATCGGTATCTCGCGGAATCCATCCGTATGCATCCCGATCAGGATACCTTAAAAGCCATGATGCAGGACGCCGGATTTGAGAGCGTGGATTATTACAATCTGACGGCGGGCGTTGTGGCATTGCACCGTGGTTATAAATTCTAG
- the yigP gene encoding putative inner membrane protein (similar to E. coli orf, hypothetical protein (AAC76837.1); Blastp hit to AAC76837.1 (201 aa), 86% identity in aa 1 - 201) — protein sequence MPFKPLVTAGIEGLLNTFLYRSPALKSARTRLQGKVLCVKLKGFSMPLVLVFSERQVDVLGAWEGEADCTVITQASVLPKLRDRQQLATLIRSGELEVQGDIQVVQNFVALADLAEFDPAELLAPYTGDIAAESIGKVVRGGAKFLRHGFQRQQRYAAEAITEEWRMAPGPLEVAWFAEETAAVERAVDSLTTRLEKLEAK from the coding sequence ATGCCTTTTAAACCCTTAGTGACCGCAGGAATTGAAGGTCTCCTCAATACGTTTCTGTATCGTTCGCCAGCGCTGAAATCAGCCAGAACGCGCTTACAGGGAAAAGTACTGTGTGTGAAACTAAAGGGATTTTCGATGCCATTAGTCCTGGTATTCAGTGAACGCCAGGTTGATGTGCTGGGGGCATGGGAAGGCGAAGCGGACTGTACGGTAATCACTCAAGCTAGCGTTTTGCCAAAACTACGCGATCGTCAGCAGTTGGCCACGCTTATTCGCAGCGGCGAACTGGAAGTGCAGGGCGATATTCAGGTCGTGCAAAATTTTGTGGCGCTCGCCGATCTCGCCGAATTCGATCCTGCGGAGCTGTTGGCGCCATACACGGGTGATATTGCGGCGGAAAGTATCGGTAAGGTCGTGCGTGGCGGGGCTAAATTCCTGCGCCACGGGTTTCAACGCCAGCAGCGTTATGCCGCTGAAGCGATCACTGAAGAGTGGCGTATGGCGCCTGGCCCGCTGGAAGTCGCATGGTTTGCCGAAGAAACCGCGGCTGTTGAGCGCGCCGTAGATTCTCTGACCACACGGCTGGAAAAACTGGAGGCCAAATGA
- the aarF gene encoding putative regulator in ubiquinone biosynthesis (similar to E. coli orf, hypothetical protein (AAC76838.1); Blastp hit to AAC76838.1 (546 aa), 94% identity in aa 1 - 546), whose product MTPGEVRRLYFIIRTFLSYGLDELIPRMRLTLPLRLWRYSLFWMPNRHKDKLLGERLRLALQELGPVWIKFGQMLSTRRDLFPPQIADQLALLQDKVAPFDGRLAKAQIEEAMGGLPVEAWFDDFDIQPLASASIAQVHTARLKSNGKEVVIKVIRPDILPVIQADLKLIYRLARWVPRLLPDGRRLRPTEVVREYEKTLIDELNLLRESANAIQLRRNFENSPMLYIPEVYSDYCSQNMMVMERIYGIPVSDVAALEKNGTNMKLLAERGVKVFFTQVFRDSFFHADMHPGNIFVSHEHPENPQYIGIDCGIVGSLNKEDKRYLAENFIAFFNRDYRKVAELHVDSGWVPPDTNVEDFEFAIRTVCEPIFEKPLAEISFGHVLLNLFNTARRFNMEVQPQLVLLQKTLLYVEGVGRQLYPQLDLWKTAKPFLESWIKDQVGIPALTRALKEKAPFWVEKMPEIPELVYDSLRQGKYLQHSVDKIARELQVNHVRQSQSRYLLGIGATLLLSGSFLLVNRPEWGLMPGWLMVGGVVVWLVGWRKTR is encoded by the coding sequence ATGACGCCAGGTGAAGTACGGCGCCTATATTTCATCATCCGCACGTTTTTAAGCTACGGCCTTGATGAACTCATCCCCCGAATGCGTCTTACACTGCCACTCCGATTATGGCGCTATTCGCTGTTCTGGATGCCAAACCGGCATAAAGATAAATTGCTGGGTGAACGATTAAGACTGGCGTTGCAAGAGCTGGGACCGGTCTGGATCAAATTTGGTCAGATGCTCTCCACGCGCCGTGACCTGTTCCCGCCGCAAATCGCCGATCAGCTCGCTTTGCTCCAGGATAAAGTCGCGCCATTCGATGGTCGGCTGGCGAAAGCCCAGATTGAAGAGGCGATGGGGGGGCTACCTGTCGAAGCCTGGTTTGACGACTTTGATATCCAGCCTTTAGCGTCGGCGTCAATCGCCCAGGTACATACCGCGCGATTGAAATCAAACGGTAAAGAAGTGGTTATTAAGGTCATTCGCCCGGATATTTTGCCGGTAATTCAGGCAGACCTGAAACTGATTTATCGCCTTGCTCGCTGGGTACCACGCCTGTTGCCGGATGGGCGTCGTCTGCGCCCGACGGAAGTGGTGCGTGAGTATGAGAAAACGCTGATCGATGAGCTGAATCTGCTGCGGGAATCGGCCAACGCGATTCAGTTACGCCGCAATTTTGAAAATAGTCCCATGCTGTATATCCCGGAGGTGTACTCCGATTACTGTAGCCAGAACATGATGGTGATGGAGCGGATATACGGCATTCCTGTTTCGGATGTGGCGGCGCTGGAAAAGAACGGCACCAACATGAAACTGCTGGCGGAACGCGGGGTTAAAGTTTTCTTCACCCAGGTTTTCCGCGACAGCTTTTTCCATGCGGACATGCATCCGGGAAATATTTTTGTCAGCCATGAACACCCTGAAAACCCGCAATATATCGGCATTGACTGCGGTATCGTCGGGTCGCTAAACAAAGAAGATAAGCGTTATCTGGCTGAAAACTTTATCGCGTTTTTTAATCGCGATTACCGAAAGGTGGCAGAACTGCATGTCGATTCAGGCTGGGTTCCGCCAGATACCAACGTTGAAGATTTTGAGTTTGCCATCCGCACCGTCTGTGAACCTATCTTTGAAAAGCCGCTCGCGGAAATCTCGTTTGGTCATGTGTTGTTAAACCTTTTCAATACAGCGCGTCGATTTAACATGGAAGTCCAGCCGCAACTGGTGTTGTTGCAGAAAACATTATTGTATGTTGAAGGGGTTGGGCGGCAACTTTATCCTCAGCTTGATTTGTGGAAAACGGCGAAGCCGTTTCTTGAGTCCTGGATCAAAGATCAGGTGGGTATTCCGGCTCTCACGCGGGCTCTTAAAGAAAAAGCGCCGTTCTGGGTCGAAAAAATGCCAGAAATACCTGAACTGGTGTACGACAGTTTGCGCCAGGGCAAATATTTACAGCACAGTGTTGATAAGATTGCGCGCGAGTTACAGGTAAACCATGTGCGCCAAAGTCAGTCTCGTTATTTATTGGGAATTGGCGCAACGCTGTTACTGAGCGGGTCATTCTTACTCGTCAACCGCCCTGAATGGGGATTGATGCCTGGCTGGCTCATGGTCGGCGGCGTAGTTGTCTGGCTGGTTGGCTGGCGTAAAACTCGTTGA
- the tatA gene encoding component of Sec-independent protein secretion pathway (SEC-independent protein translocase protein TATA. (SW:TATA_SALTY)) → MGGISIWQLLIVAVIVVLLFGTKKLGSIGSDLGASIKGFKKAMSDDDAKQDKTSQDADFTAKSIADKQGEAKKEDAKSQDKEQV, encoded by the coding sequence ATGGGTGGTATCAGTATTTGGCAGTTGTTGATTGTTGCCGTTATCGTCGTACTGCTGTTCGGCACCAAAAAACTCGGTTCCATCGGTTCCGATCTTGGCGCGTCTATCAAAGGCTTTAAAAAGGCCATGAGCGATGATGATGCCAAACAGGATAAAACCAGTCAGGACGCTGATTTTACCGCTAAATCTATCGCGGATAAGCAAGGCGAAGCGAAAAAGGAAGACGCTAAAAGCCAAGATAAAGAGCAGGTATAA
- the tatB gene encoding component of Sec-independent protein secretion pathway (SEC-independent protein translocase protein TATB. (SW:TATB_SALTY)), whose protein sequence is MFDIGFSELLLVFVIGLIVLGPQRLPVAVKTVAGWIRALRSLATTVQNELTQELKLQEFQDSLKKVEKASLENLTPELKASMDELRQAAESMKRTYSANDPEQASDEAHTIHNPVVKGNETQHEGVTPAAAETQASAPEQKPEPVKANVPESTETASVATIDAEKKSAAPVVESSPSSSDKP, encoded by the coding sequence GTGTTTGATATCGGTTTTAGCGAACTGCTGTTAGTGTTCGTTATCGGCCTCATTGTGTTGGGGCCGCAACGATTGCCAGTAGCGGTAAAAACGGTAGCGGGCTGGATTCGCGCGTTGCGGTCCCTTGCGACAACGGTTCAGAATGAACTGACTCAGGAACTGAAACTTCAGGAGTTCCAGGACAGTCTGAAAAAAGTCGAAAAGGCGAGCCTGGAAAATCTGACTCCCGAACTGAAAGCATCTATGGATGAACTGCGTCAGGCGGCGGAGTCGATGAAACGCACCTACAGCGCTAACGATCCCGAACAAGCGAGCGATGAAGCGCATACCATCCATAATCCGGTGGTAAAAGGGAACGAAACGCAGCATGAGGGCGTCACCCCTGCCGCCGCTGAAACACAGGCGAGCGCGCCGGAACAAAAGCCGGAGCCCGTTAAAGCTAACGTGCCTGAGTCGACGGAAACCGCTTCCGTAGCCACGATAGACGCCGAGAAGAAATCCGCTGCGCCTGTTGTCGAATCTTCCCCCTCGTCGAGTGATAAACCGTAA